The segment gtgtgcaagggCGCGTCGAGGCTTTGTGTGCATGTGCGCGTGCAAAGGGTGCAGCGgggctttgtgtgtgtgtatgcgcAAGAGGTTCCACGGGTGGCTTTGTCTGTGTGGGTGTGCAAGGGGTGCACACATGGCTTTGTGGGTGTGCACAAGGGGTGCATGTGCAGGTGCAGGTGCAGACCATGCACTCATGGCTTTGCGCAGGTGTGCAAGGAGCGCACACGTGGATTTGTGTGTATGCAGCAGTTGTAAGCACGGCTGTGTGTGCAAGAGGATGCACACATGGCTTTGGGTGGGTGTGCAAGGTGAACACACATGAGGTTATGTGTCTGTACGTGCAGGGGGTGCTTTGGGTGTGCACACGCGAGGGATGCATGCGTGGCTTTGTGTGTGCGCAGGGGATACTCATGGGGCTttgcgcgtgtgtgtgtgtgtgcgagGGATGCACGCCTGgctttgtgcatgtgtgcaAGGGGCACACGCGTGGCTGTGCATGTGCAGGAGGCGCAGGGCTGCTCCTCACTACGTGCGCGGTGCTGCAGTGTgcggggggggcgcggggggattccggggggggggggggggtgaagGCAGGTGCTGCCCACAGGGTTCCCTGCTGCAGGGGCGGGGGcgagaaagggaggggggggctcTGCATGGCgcggggggtgcggggggagCATGGTGCAGAGGGAGTGTTCTGCAGACGGAGTGCACCGTGcgggggggtgcgggggggaTGCTGAATGGGGGGAGGGATGCGCAGTGCAGGGAAACCCGCGGGAGAGGGGGATGCCCGGTGCggggggggctgctggggggatACCCagcgcgggggcgggggggggggggatgccCTGTGCCGGGGGGGGTGCCCGGTACAAGCCCAGCCCGGCTGCGCGGTCGCAGCGAGGATCCCGGTTGGCGCGACCGCCCCCCCCTCCCGCGGGTTCCCCCCCACCAGCCGAGCAGCCCGTTGCCATGGCAGTGTCCCACTCCCCCGGCTGTGCCCCCCCCGcacggaggaggaggagggggaaccCCGGAGGGGGGCGGgattcccccccatccctgctccctgccctccccctcCTGTGACGGGGAACACCCCCCACCCCGGCAGCCACTttgcggggcgggggggggaaaaCAGGGAACCCCCCCACTGCAGTGAGGGGGGGGGGTATTCCCCCATTAACCCCTTCCATGCCCCAGGGACGCCCTCTTGCACCGCGGGATTCCCCCCCAAACCGCCTTTGCAGTCGAGGGGGGATTCCCCCATTAACCTTACAGTGGGGGGGGTCCCGTCCCCCCACTGAGGGATTCCTCCATTAACCCCTTCTTTTCAACTGGGGATCCCCCTCTTACACCGGAGGGATTTCCCCATCAACCCCTCCCTTAACGCGGGTTCTCTTCTTTGTACTGGGGGGGGCAGATCCCCATTAGCCCCTTAACCCCCCCCCGTTAGCATAGCAGGGGGGTCCCCAGCATCACAGGGGGGTTCCCCTTCCCCCGGGGGCTGAGCCTCCAGCACCCCAGGGAGGGGGGGCCCTGCACACCGCAGCTTCCCCCCCAGCCTGGCTGGGTCCCCTGGTagccccccccattcccaggaTGGAAACCATGGAATTGCCGCAGtgccgaggaggaggaggaggaggaggaggagggtgggcTCTGCTGCACAAAGCCAGGGCTCTGCCCAAGGCCTCTGCGCCGCGGGGAAGcgggtgagggtggggagggggacacctccagggaaagggggggcagccctgcagcctggggggggacagggagagggggTGAAGCTCAACCCAGGGACCCGGGGAGGGGAGCACTCACGTGGGTTCGTTATTCCAGCATCCAGGAGCGAGGAGGGGcgcaggcagggatgcaggcagcgGCGCAGGCAGCGGCGGGGGGGTCACCAGCATCAATCGCTGAGCCTGCAGCCGGCTGGGGGGAGGCACGAagcccccctccttcccctcgATATCTTGAATCCCAGCAGGAACCACGAGACCACATCCAGCAGGATTTTTAGCAGCCATTCCAGGGGAGAAATCAGCCCCCGCCTGGAGGAAAAGCACCCTCCACCCCGCACTTTTATCCCTCTGACAACTTCACAGGGGGTGGGGGTGGTAATTTTTAATTGGGGTCAAACACAAcaaagttttcacagaaagggagGAACACCGGGTACATTCGGCCCCGTCTTTACTGGGTGGGGGGCCGGTGGCAGGGCCTGGCCCAGCTTCTCCAGTCTGGTTCTGCAAGCGGGGGgcagacagggatggggagagcccCAAAACAGCAGCGGGCGCTCCGCTTCAGCTGGAGCATCGCCTCCTCAACCCCCTTCCCACCGAAGTGCAAACGGCTCCAGAGGTGATCAGGGCACACGCTGCCAGGATAAATCAGCTTGGGATAAACCCCTTTTCTTTAGTACCATCAGAACACCACAAGCCCGAACTGCCGCCCCAGAACGCTGCAGGATGCCGAGCCTGGCGTGAGTTTGGCTGTTCCACAGCAACAGTGTGGCTGCTCAGACAAGGGTTTAGACCTTAGGGAAGATTTTATGCCCAAAAGAGAtgtaaaaggggaaaaggaagagagggaaagccAGCACCTGCTCAAGGCTTGGGGCAGGATCCGCTGTGGCTCCGAGGCTGAGCCTCTCCAGCCCTGCCCgggcactgctgctgctctcccaaGGGAGCTCACCCATCTCTTTGTGCCTTTGGCCAGCGGGGAGCAGAAGTGGCACAGCCAGGTGAGCATCCAGCAGAGCTGGCAACCTCACATCCCTTTCTACGGGCCTATGGGGTACCTTCTTGCCTGAGtctgggagcaggcagggggAGAAACGATGGGAGGAGGAACAACTTCCCTTTGTGGGGCAGTACTTGTGTTGCAGCCCCTCCAGGAACCCTCCTGTCCCACCAAGCAGTGTGTGAGGCCCTGGGCAAGGCCACCAGGAAATTCACAGAGAAAAGCCTGGCACCAGTTTCCTGCGCGAACAAGGCAGGAACCATGCTGTGCTGAGCCATTTCTCTCGTTCTGATGAAGATGGAaggttattttctctcttcccaccaCACTGATGGAATTTCTGCACCCGTTGTGGTTTCTCCTCCTCATCTAATGCAGCACCAGAGATGGCCAACAGCGATCCCGGTCTGGCACCTCTTCAGGGACATCCCAGCATGGAGGACGACACCAACAACACCGGGCAGATGCTGTCCTTGTGATGGTTGGAAAGATTCACCCTGCAGAGCACGAGGGTGCAACGCAGCCATGGTAGAGACGGCAATGAACGTGGTGTGGTTCATGTCGGGGTGGTTGGTGGGTTAACGCACGGTGCCAGCCAGCGTGGGGATCCCGACCTTGGCAGGTAGCAGCGGTGATACCAAACCTCGTGACCACGGCCCTTGCTGAAGGTCTGGAAGCAAGTTAGTAGCTTGTTTTTATAAGACAACAACTGAATCTGGAAGCGTGAAGGTAGTGTTAGTCTGTCCACGCCGCTCTGCACTGGCTGCCGGGGGAATGGGTGAGAACGGTGAGGGGAAAAGCCGTCAGTGGAGTCGGCCGGATGCTGCTGGGCGCTGAGGCGAGCAGTGGCCTCGCACTTATCTTAAAtccaagaacaggaaaagacagaaagtgagggcagggaaggaaaaaccaAAAGAGAGGAGGTTCCTTGCGCCTCCCGTTTTCATCCGAGCAGAGCCCTGGGGCTCCAGCCCACTGTCCGTGGGGGATGGATCAGCTCTAGTCCTACTTTTGACTGTTGTAAGCTTTGTGCCTCTGGTTCATGGGGTTGTCTGGAGACTTCATCCACTCCTTCTTGAGGAGCTGCTTGAGCTGGGACAGGCGCATGTTTGGGTTCTCTTGCTTCAGGCGTGGCAGGTTGATCTCTTCAAAAGCTGTGAAGGCAGCTTTCATCCGGCGCTCAGGGTGCCGGTCCAGATCGTTGGCAACGCTGCCAGGAGGGAATTCAGAGAGAGACAGGCATCAGATACACCTCCCTGCAGGCACCAGCCACTCGCCCCGCTCTGATCCTCTGTCAGCACAACCAAGTGCACACAGAATAACGCAGGTGATAAAGCAGGAAACCTCGTGTTACCTCCCCAACCCACTTCAAACTCTCTCCACAGGACAACAGGGCAGGGATGTGTCCCGTTCTTGCTGTCGAGATAGAAAGTCACAGCcaaagcatgaaaagaagcCAGTTCTGCAGGAGGGAGTGTCTGCAGGAATTTCTCCTAAGGAGAGCCACACCTTCAAAGAGAGCCCCACTACGACACGGCCACGTACCCAAGGGCAGCAATGGCATCTTCGATCGTCCTGGCCTCCACCGATCCTTCTTCCAGCACCCTTCTGTTGATGTTCTCTTCCAAGGGGACCTCCAAGTGagtcttctccttctccactgcccagggagagggaaaaggaggaaacattAACGCCAAACCCAGACAGTGCAAAATCAAAGCACTTGAAGAAAGCGCTGAGAAACCTCAGTCAGAGTTGAGTCCCGGCCCTGGAAGAGAAGAGCACCTGCCGCCTCAAGGTGACAGGAGGTTCCTTTCCCCACCATGTGGGTGTCAACCACAGCATAAAAGAGCTGCAAGCAGCTCTTGCTTGCCAAACACCTTGTCCTTCAGTGACACATGGTGAAAAGGGAACAGCCCTGCTTCCCGCTCCCCAGGCCCCAGCGGCTGCCAGGGCCTTTCTCTGGTGCCACCAGACCTGTATCCGCAttctccttctgctgctggtCTTTCCTGATCGTCTCCTCGATCTGGGCCCTGGTGACTTTGCCTGGTGTCACTTGCTTGGGTGACTTCCCCTTAAGCTTTGagtcttcctcctccagcaggcgctgcagttccttcttgcgctccagctgctccagccttcgcttctccctctcttcctggAAGGGAGAAAGGACGAGGTCACCTCTACCCTTACGCCCTCCATcacccagggcagcagcagaggcagagggatCGAACTATCTCTTAAAGGAGCAGGGAACCCCACACAGACAGGAAAAGGCACCTCATTTCTGTTGCTAATGCAATGCTGACCCCACCTTATCAGAAGAGATGCTGGCTGGTTCCCCCTGACTTCCGTCGAGACAGCGATAGCCTGGCCCTTTAGAATAATAATTCCCCGATTCCTGCCCTATCTACAACCACGTGCTGGCTTCCGATACTGCGAAACACAACCCCGCTGTccagaaggagcaggaggcagcagccagggctgctgacAATCAGATTAAGTTTTCCACTTTAATTTTAATAAGTGGTCAGAGGTTGAAAGTTCAGCAGTTGCTCCAGAAAAAGCAGTCAAGAGGCCGAATTCGTCCTTGAGCCTGGCTCACGCTCTTCCCAAGAGCCAGGGCAGGCGGATAGACCAAATCTGACAGCAATGCGGttcttaatgtaattttaaagtgCTTCATCACAAGGAGTTTAAGAGCCACTTTGCCCTCCGAGGCCAAGGGAAGAGGGTGACAAGACCGTGCAACAGGCTCTTAGGTGCTTTCAGCACTTTAGCTTTGAGgggcttttcctcctctcccaaaaCCTGTAAGCTCTgtcaaaaagaaagagacaacaAGTGAGCGTCTCTGTCTGGGGCCGTGTTTCAGGAGGCAAAGCTCCACGTATTTAGGTTAGTTACACAGACATTTAATTATGGCTCTCATCCATTATTCACAGGGATGGCACAAGGAATCGACTGAGTGTTAATGGGACAGGTTTACTCAAAGGCAGCTGCATGGCAAAACCACATCAGCAACCTGCTGTCCTCATCGGTGTTTAAGGTGTAGGAGCAGAATCCCACACATTGGAGCAGAGATAGGAAGCAAGGCTGGGGTTTGAGACTCTATTAAACAAAAACCTGTAAGTCACTCCACCACTCAAGAGTTTAAAGGAAAACCcatcaaaacacagaataatcGAAGCCCACAAACACGAAATCAAAACATAACCTCGggttgctgctgcttccatcAAGCAAGGATCAGGCCTTTCAAccagctgggaagggaaggaacGGGAATTCTCGCCTAGCTCCACTCTGGGCAGCTGGGGCCAAGGATAGGCAAAGAGCcatcagagggatggagcctTTATTGCAACTGGCAGTCTTTAAACCCTTGGTCAATGAGGGCTCAGTGCCAGTGCCTTCAGACACAACGCCCCAACAACTGGACCGTGCCTGATTTCAAAGTGCAAACTCATTTATTTAAGACACCAGCTTTCCCTGCCCGCAGCTTTCCTGTCAGGCCTCTCCCTCTTCTAGTTAAGGCTGAGTAAACAAACACATTTGGGCTCCCAGATTAGGAGGGGGTTTGGCCACTCCTGGAACAGGAAGGCAGTCatgagaggagggagaagactGTCTTTCCTCCTTAAAAATTTATACCCAAGGATACACCTACGCGAGAGCAGCCGCAGGGGCTTTGACCACCCTCACCGAGCACAGCTCTGGCTCCAGCTGGGACCTCCAGCTCAGCCACCAGGATCTGCTTGAGCATTAGGCAGTTTTAAGGAAGAATGCATGAGAAATCTCTGTACTAACCTTGTTCCAGGCATAACACCAGTTTCCTGAATATTCAGTGCAAGATTAATGGGCTGAAacaggctggagcacctcccatatgaggacaggctgagacagtttgggttgtccagcctggagaagagaatgctgtagggagactttagagcagcttccagtactgaaaggggctccaggaaagggggaggatgagggggaacggtttgaagctgaaagaggggagattgagatgagatctcaagaagaaatgttttgctgtgagggtggggaggccctggcccaggctgcccagagcagtggtggctgccccatccctggaggggttcaaggctaggttggatggggcttggagcccctgatccatggcaggggtgggactggatgggctttgaggtcccttccgacccaaaccattccatgattgtatgaaTCACTGGAGATCCAGCAGGCAGAAAGAGTAAAGCCATTCAACCAGATACCAAGCACAGGTACGAGAAGCAGCACGGCATATTTGGATACTGGTACTGTGCCTGGAACacagcttctgcagagaaacCTTCCCTGACTGCTCATTCCATCACTGAAGCTCAGAGGTGACTGAGCAATGTAACCCCGAGACGGTGCTGGCATAGCGAGCACCTCGGCCAGGCTGCTGGCTGCTCCTTGAATAATTCAGGAGAGAGATAAGGAGTGGATACACAAGCGTTAACAAGCcatgggaagggaaggagaaacttcagagcagaaatgttatttatagTTAGAGAAGATTATCTTTTACCCCTGATTATTACAGAAGGGAAACTGTCCTACAAGGCAGCCAGCTCAGCAGCCAGCCTCGCATCACACTGGGACGACAACATGCCTGACAGAGCAGAAATTCAAGGATAACGCTCTGCTGCCATTAGGTCCTTCCAAACAAACCTCCCCAAAGAGGACATATCCACATAGTGAAGGAGAAACGAAGCACAAGGAGGGTGGGGAGCCAACTCCAGGCGCTGCGTGCCTCAGGGCACCTCCTGGGGGAAGCTACACCCTGCTGTCCTGGCATTTACAATTGAGTTTCTATTTGCAGGCAGTAAATAAGTTGGCACCATCACTAACTTGTCACAAGACCTGCAAAATATACATGCTCAGgtttccagcagctctgaacCTTCGGCAGGgcttaaaagcagcagctcGAAGCCACCTGCTCACTGATCCCAAAGCCCTCTGGGCCTGAAGTTGTcacttttgaaagcttttctcAGGTTGGGCCAAACCAAACTAATCCTTCATGATCAACTTAAATATCCTGATGAAAGAGAGGCTTGGACTTGTCTATGTGAGACATACCACAAAGCCATTAAAGTTGAAcctgaaagacagaagatttaggttagatcttaggaaggaatgttttgctgtgagggtggggaggccctggcccaggctgcccagagcagtggtggctgccccatccctggaggggttccaggccaggttggatggggcttggagcccctgatccagcgggaggtgtccctgcccatggcagggggtgggactggatgggctttgaggtcccttccagcccaaatcattctatgattctgtgattctatgaaatgaatgATTTTCTCCCTCACCAATGCTATACTCTGTGAGGAGGAGGGGATGAGATTCCTTTAGCTGGACATTTCGGTTCCCGAAGATTTGTGTTAAAATGCAAGTTTCCAGCCCTGCAAAGAACTGCCTTAGCAAGGAACAATTCATTAGTGTTCAGAACAGCTTCCAACCTGccagacagaaggaaaacaaggtcGCTTGCACACAGCTTTGAGGGCAAGCGGTTAACGGAAGCAGCCGTGCTCCCAATCAACCTCTTAATGCAGGCTGGAGAGAGCGTGCGACCAGCCTGGCAGAACACATCCCTCCTCGCACAGCAGAAGGGCACAGCGATGCAAAAACATGACGCAGACAGAAAGTGAGCGGGGCATAACCAACCCGGAGGATACCCAAGTGCTCACTGAGATGCACCAAAGCTTTGAGACAGGATCAAACGCACCCCTTCCATCACCCACAGGCAGGTGAAGGATGCCAGAGCCTGAGGACATTGGTTCTGGCCTCTGAAGCCCAGCCTGGTGTCGTTGGCTGTCTCTCCACTACATCTCTGTCCCCCACGCTTCTCATTCAAGCCATCAGACTTCATTATCGCATACCTGGTACAATGAAGACGTCCTTCAAAGAGGAAGGAACAGTCATTTGACCCATCTCGACTTTTATCTGATAAGAGCTGTGTGGTGCTCACAGCTAATTCTGCACTGAaccagaggagaggggagagaaagtcACTGCTCACCTGCTGCACTACCACTGCAGCTGGGACTCAGCCTGCCAGCCCACAGCTGCCCACGGGTAACAGGAATAGGAAAGGCATAAAACCAGCACCAAAAGGATCACTGTTCCCTCGTGTGCTGTTTGTGCTCCTCTAGCACAAGTACTCACCCTGCATTTAACTTGAATTTGCACAAGTACAAAGTGTCTCCTTGCTCCTACATCATCTGCACACCCTCCTTTTGCTATCCCCAACAAGCAAAGCCACAGGaaagaactggatgggctttaaggtcccttccaacccaaaccattccatgatactACCAATTCCAGCTGTAGCTCCTCCAGGAAGATAAGCTGTGACTGGCGCTGCAGTGCCAGAGGAGGAATACGCTCATAGCAGGCTGGTGGCATTAGCTCAGATGTTCCTTTATGCATATCACAGAGCCACCAAACACGTCAGCCTCTGTCAGCAAAGCTCAGCTCCAACTGTTGCTCTCAGAGCAGGGGGTTACATTTAAAGAAACCCCAAATcgcaggaaaaacaaacaacaagaCAGTCATCTGGTGGCGGCAGACGTTTGGAACGTGGAGCT is part of the Cuculus canorus isolate bCucCan1 chromosome 27, bCucCan1.pri, whole genome shotgun sequence genome and harbors:
- the CCDC124 gene encoding coiled-coil domain-containing protein 124 isoform X2, yielding MPKKFQGENTKSAAARARKAEAKAAADAKRQQELEDAYWKDEDKHVMRKEQRKEEREKRRLEQLERKKELQRLLEEEDSKLKGKSPKQVTPGKVTRAQIEETIRKDQQQKENADTVEKEKTHLEVPLEENINRRVLEEGSVEARTIEDAIAALGVANDLDRHPERRMKAAFTAFEEINLPRLKQENPNMRLSQLKQLLKKEWMKSPDNPMNQRHKAYNSQK
- the CCDC124 gene encoding coiled-coil domain-containing protein 124 isoform X1; its protein translation is MPKKFQGENTKSAAARARKAEAKAAADAKRQQELEDAYWKDEDKHVMRKEQRKEEREKRRLEQLERKKELQRLLEEEDSKLKGKSPKQVTPGKVTRAQIEETIRKDQQQKENADTVEKEKTHLEVPLEENINRRVLEEGSVEARTIEDAIAALGVANDLDRHPERRMKAAFTAFEEINLPRLKQENPNMRLSQLKQLLKKEWMKSPDNPMNQRHKAYNSQK